The Echeneis naucrates chromosome 8, fEcheNa1.1, whole genome shotgun sequence genome has a window encoding:
- the atp5mf gene encoding ATP synthase F(0) complex subunit f, mitochondrial: MADRPVPLGEKRLMDVKLGELGSWLGTRDFTPNGLISAVRRGHDRYYNKYINVKKGGIGGIAMLLAGYVVLSYVWEYDHIKHDRWRKYH, from the exons ATGGCGGACAGACCAG TTCCCCTTGGTGAGAAGCGGCTGATGGATGTGAAGCTGGGAGAACTGGGAAGCTGGCTTGGAACGCGAGACTTCACTCCCAATGGGCTCATCTCAGCTGTCCGCAGGG GCCATGACAGATACTACAACAAGTACATTAATGTGAAGAAGGGAGGCATCGGTGGTATAGCTATGCTGTTGGCTGGCTATGTGGTCCTTAGCTACGTGTGGGAATACGACCACATCA AACATGATCGCTGGAGGAAGTACCACTAA